The Thermoanaerobaculales bacterium genome contains a region encoding:
- the tesB gene encoding acyl-CoA thioesterase II: MSRVLDRLLELDTVGDDEFRGPSQDLGWGTVFGGQVLGQALWAATQTVDAGRDAHSLHAYFLRPGDPSRPVNYRVERTRDGASFSTREVRASQGGPPIFCMAASFQRPELGLEHQAAMPEVPGPEGLASFEELARRFLELAPEPLRSSLDIEHPFEIRPVEEFNPFSPRAAAPVAHAWLRSTGPLPGDDRVHRCLLAYASDFALLDTALVPHGRSYWQGDLRVASIDHAMWFHRSFRADEWLLYAMESPTTSGSRGLVRGQLFDRSGRLVASTAQEGMIRDLR; the protein is encoded by the coding sequence ATGAGCCGGGTGCTGGATCGGCTGCTCGAGTTGGACACTGTCGGCGACGATGAGTTCCGCGGGCCCAGCCAGGACCTGGGGTGGGGGACGGTGTTCGGCGGCCAGGTGCTGGGCCAGGCACTGTGGGCGGCAACCCAGACCGTGGACGCCGGCCGTGACGCGCACTCGCTGCACGCCTACTTTCTGCGGCCCGGGGACCCGAGCCGACCGGTCAACTACCGGGTCGAGCGCACGCGTGACGGCGCGAGCTTCTCGACCCGGGAGGTCCGTGCCTCCCAGGGAGGCCCTCCGATCTTCTGCATGGCGGCCTCGTTCCAGCGGCCGGAGCTCGGGCTCGAGCATCAGGCGGCGATGCCCGAGGTGCCGGGGCCCGAGGGGCTCGCCTCGTTCGAGGAGCTGGCCCGGCGGTTCCTCGAGCTCGCCCCGGAGCCGCTGCGCTCGAGCCTGGACATCGAGCACCCGTTCGAGATCCGCCCGGTCGAGGAGTTCAACCCGTTCTCGCCCCGCGCGGCCGCACCGGTGGCCCACGCCTGGCTGCGCTCGACCGGGCCCCTTCCCGGCGACGACCGCGTCCACCGCTGCCTGCTCGCCTACGCCTCCGACTTCGCCTTGCTCGACACCGCACTCGTGCCCCACGGCCGCAGCTACTGGCAGGGCGACCTCAGGGTGGCGTCGATCGACCACGCGATGTGGTTCCACCGCAGCTTCCGCGCCGACGAGTGGCTGCTGTACGCGATGGAAAGCCCCACCACGTCGGGTTCGCGCGGCCTGGTGCGCGGCCAGCTCTTCGACCGCAGCGGCCGGCTGGTGGCATCGACCGCCCAGGAGGGGATGATCCGGGATCTGCGGTGA
- a CDS encoding trypsin-like peptidase domain-containing protein, with amino-acid sequence MTRNAALVCCLALLLASPLAAVEPARIGEYVHETFQTPHPYPGSGAGEAMLTWSDQVVYPGATYISLHFARFELADGDTVVVRSPDNTQKWVYQGRGRNDLGVADGGFFATHIRGDSAVIDLYSAGGAAAYGYLIDYYGRGYSDDEIAMMWALGIGEKANVPDPAGFGESICTTDDTREAKCYQDSDPEAYDKARAVARLLLSGSAHCTGWLVGNAGHLMTNEHCIGSQSELNNIDFEFMAEGATCQTNCASTLACPGAIEASGGTLVTLDSALDYSLVVPDTSAGGGTNLPETYGYMRLRQTGAVLNERIYHPQHPAGWGKRFGMESSYIEDVNLGGYCYATGLNEVPCSGGPGDVGYWTDTQGGSSGSPVLGYSDHKIIAIHHCRGSADCVTGNPATDDRNRGVPIDAIIADLGALLPPGAVCDAFAGPAALAATPVGDNRVDLSWSAVPGENVTYRVYRAVGACPQPDFERIAADLVTTSYSDTTVSGGTTYAYQVTAFKGDLGCESDMSACDDAAASGLCTWPPDFGGVESAVNQQTAECGIGLGWSAAAVHCGAGAVYNVYRSETSGFTPGPANLLASCVSGTSFLDSSAASGVEYFYVVRAEDDSGNGSGPCGGGNEEANLEEQSAMATGPDTLFFADDMESGPGNWTSNGTGGSAWTLATTSSHSPTHAWFCADENFVKDQRLVTASPADLTTVPSGRLVFWHRYDFETNWDGGVLEYSVNDGSTWYDILAGNGSTIPANPDRFLQGGYASTLNSSSNPLGGRQAWSGAGTTWSEVIVDLTDFAGEMVLLRWRLGCDGSVSDVGWWVDDVTVLQGSDCAGGGGLPFADGFETGDWSRWSSAVP; translated from the coding sequence ATGACACGGAACGCGGCCCTTGTGTGTTGCCTCGCTCTCCTGCTCGCAAGCCCGCTCGCGGCGGTCGAGCCGGCCCGGATCGGCGAGTACGTCCACGAGACCTTCCAGACGCCCCACCCCTACCCCGGCTCCGGGGCGGGCGAGGCCATGCTCACCTGGTCCGACCAGGTGGTGTACCCGGGCGCGACCTACATCTCCCTCCACTTCGCCCGCTTCGAGCTGGCCGATGGCGATACAGTGGTGGTCCGGTCGCCGGACAACACCCAGAAGTGGGTCTACCAGGGGCGCGGCCGAAACGACCTCGGCGTCGCGGACGGCGGCTTCTTCGCCACCCACATCCGCGGCGACTCGGCGGTCATCGACCTCTACTCGGCCGGCGGCGCGGCCGCCTACGGCTACCTGATCGACTACTACGGCCGCGGCTACAGCGATGACGAGATCGCGATGATGTGGGCGCTCGGGATCGGCGAGAAGGCCAACGTGCCCGACCCGGCGGGGTTTGGCGAGTCGATCTGCACCACCGACGACACCCGCGAGGCCAAGTGCTACCAGGACAGCGACCCCGAGGCCTACGACAAGGCGCGCGCGGTGGCGCGGCTGCTGCTGTCCGGCAGCGCCCACTGCACGGGCTGGCTGGTCGGCAATGCTGGCCACCTGATGACCAACGAGCACTGCATCGGGTCGCAGAGCGAGCTCAACAACATCGACTTCGAGTTCATGGCCGAGGGAGCCACCTGCCAGACCAACTGCGCCTCGACCCTGGCCTGCCCGGGAGCGATCGAGGCCAGCGGCGGGACCCTGGTCACCCTCGACTCGGCCCTCGACTACTCGCTGGTGGTCCCGGACACCTCGGCCGGCGGCGGCACCAACCTGCCGGAGACCTACGGCTACATGCGGCTGCGGCAGACCGGGGCGGTGCTCAACGAGCGGATCTACCACCCGCAGCACCCGGCCGGCTGGGGCAAGCGCTTCGGGATGGAATCGAGCTACATCGAGGACGTCAACCTCGGCGGCTACTGCTACGCCACCGGCCTCAACGAGGTCCCGTGCTCGGGCGGTCCCGGCGACGTCGGCTACTGGACCGACACCCAGGGCGGCTCGTCAGGCTCGCCGGTGCTCGGCTACAGCGACCACAAGATCATCGCCATCCACCACTGCCGCGGCTCGGCGGACTGCGTCACCGGCAACCCGGCGACCGACGACCGCAACCGGGGGGTGCCGATCGACGCGATCATCGCCGACCTCGGCGCCCTGCTGCCGCCGGGTGCGGTGTGCGACGCCTTCGCCGGGCCGGCCGCGCTGGCCGCGACACCGGTCGGCGACAACCGGGTCGACCTGAGCTGGTCCGCGGTCCCGGGGGAGAATGTCACCTACCGGGTGTACCGCGCCGTTGGGGCGTGCCCGCAGCCGGACTTCGAGCGCATCGCCGCTGACCTCGTGACCACGTCCTACTCCGACACCACGGTGTCGGGCGGCACGACCTACGCCTACCAGGTGACCGCCTTCAAGGGCGACCTGGGCTGCGAGTCCGACATGAGCGCCTGCGACGACGCGGCCGCCAGCGGCCTCTGCACCTGGCCGCCCGACTTCGGCGGGGTGGAGAGCGCGGTCAACCAGCAGACCGCCGAGTGCGGGATCGGCCTCGGCTGGTCGGCCGCCGCCGTCCACTGCGGCGCCGGCGCCGTCTACAACGTCTACCGGTCCGAGACCAGCGGCTTCACCCCCGGCCCCGCGAACCTGCTGGCGTCGTGCGTGAGCGGGACCTCGTTCCTCGACAGCTCGGCGGCGAGCGGCGTCGAGTACTTCTACGTGGTGCGGGCCGAGGACGACTCGGGCAACGGCTCCGGGCCCTGCGGCGGCGGCAACGAGGAGGCCAACCTCGAGGAGCAGTCGGCGATGGCCACCGGCCCGGACACGCTGTTCTTCGCCGACGACATGGAGTCGGGCCCGGGGAACTGGACGAGCAACGGCACCGGCGGCAGCGCGTGGACGCTGGCAACCACCTCCAGCCACTCGCCGACCCACGCCTGGTTCTGCGCCGACGAGAACTTCGTCAAGGACCAGCGGCTGGTCACGGCCAGCCCCGCCGACCTCACGACAGTGCCGTCGGGCCGGCTCGTCTTCTGGCACCGCTACGACTTCGAGACGAACTGGGACGGCGGCGTGCTTGAGTACTCGGTGAACGACGGATCGACCTGGTACGACATCCTCGCCGGCAACGGCAGCACGATCCCGGCCAACCCGGACCGGTTCCTGCAGGGCGGCTACGCGAGCACGCTGAACAGCTCCAGCAACCCGCTCGGCGGCCGGCAGGCCTGGTCGGGCGCGGGGACGACCTGGTCGGAGGTGATCGTCGACCTCACCGACTTCGCGGGCGAGATGGTGCTGCTGCGGTGGCGCCTCGGCTGCGACGGCTCGGTATCCGACGTCGGCTGGTGGGTCGACGACGTCACCGTCCTCCAGGGCTCCGATTGCGCCGGCGGGGGCGGCCTGCCGTTCGCGGACGGCTTCGAGACCGGCGACTGGTCGCGCTGGTCGTCGGCCGTGCCCTAG
- the pepF gene encoding oligoendopeptidase F has product MSASRVLTTLIAIVLLAGLGAAAEPRATWDLTEMFPTHEAFLEARAAVAARIPEIEACRGKLGESAATLQRCLELGSEIDRSFSKVAIYAFLAADRDLRDPAGQQMRGETQRIGVELGTATSWVSPEILGIGAEKIEAFIAAAPGLEPYTMFLRDTLRQAEHTLPPEQEELLASVGLIAGKFSDVYGQLTTSDLPYPTATLPGIGEVKLDQAGYIKHRSSEDPVVREQVFKTFWSAFAGYENTFGTLLNAEITKNWLYAKTRAYPSSVEAALSANNIPVEVYTSLIRDVRANLPVLHRMLRLRQRILGLDTLKYSDIYTSIVPEVDAEYTWDEAKPVVLAALAPLGDEYVAQVAKGLDSWADVYPAEGKRSGAYSAGSWYDGHPWVLLNYNDSFDSVSTTAHEFGHAMHSWRSNHAQPYPKADYTIMTAEVASTFNEALLKEHMLASNDDPTFRMAVLGDFLESFRQTVLRQTMFAEFELEAHRRVEAGEALTGASLSELYLRLLREYHGHDQGVMTVDDLYGIEWAFIPHFYRRFYVYQYATGLVASTALAEKVVAGEPGAAERYLEFLASGGSDYPVEQLKRAGVDLTTPVPFATAIQAVNRAMDEIERLLAAKEAAAAGVGG; this is encoded by the coding sequence ATGTCAGCCTCGCGCGTCTTGACGACCCTGATCGCCATCGTCCTTCTCGCCGGCCTCGGCGCCGCCGCCGAGCCGCGCGCCACCTGGGACCTCACCGAGATGTTCCCGACCCACGAGGCCTTCCTCGAGGCGCGCGCGGCCGTCGCCGCCCGCATCCCCGAAATCGAGGCCTGCCGCGGCAAGCTCGGCGAGTCCGCCGCGACGCTCCAGCGCTGCCTCGAGCTCGGGTCGGAGATCGACCGCAGCTTCTCGAAGGTGGCGATCTACGCCTTCCTCGCCGCCGACCGGGACCTCCGCGATCCCGCCGGCCAGCAGATGCGCGGCGAGACCCAGCGTATCGGGGTCGAGCTCGGCACCGCGACGTCGTGGGTCTCACCCGAGATCCTCGGCATCGGCGCCGAGAAGATCGAGGCGTTCATCGCCGCAGCGCCCGGCCTCGAGCCCTACACGATGTTCCTGCGCGACACGCTGCGCCAGGCGGAGCACACGCTGCCGCCCGAGCAGGAGGAGCTGCTGGCGAGCGTCGGCCTGATCGCCGGCAAGTTCTCCGACGTCTACGGCCAGCTCACGACCTCGGACCTGCCCTACCCGACCGCCACGCTGCCCGGCATCGGCGAGGTCAAGCTCGACCAGGCCGGCTACATCAAGCACCGCAGCTCCGAGGACCCCGTGGTCCGCGAGCAGGTCTTCAAGACCTTCTGGTCCGCCTTCGCGGGCTACGAGAACACCTTCGGCACCCTGCTCAACGCCGAGATCACCAAGAACTGGCTCTACGCCAAGACGCGCGCGTACCCCTCGTCGGTCGAGGCCGCGCTCAGCGCCAACAACATCCCGGTCGAGGTCTACACCTCGCTGATCCGCGACGTCCGCGCCAACCTGCCGGTGCTCCACCGGATGCTCAGGCTGCGGCAGCGCATCCTCGGCCTCGACACCCTCAAGTACTCCGACATCTACACCTCGATCGTGCCCGAGGTCGACGCCGAGTACACCTGGGACGAGGCCAAGCCGGTCGTGCTCGCGGCCCTCGCGCCGCTCGGCGACGAGTACGTCGCCCAGGTGGCGAAGGGCCTCGACTCCTGGGCCGACGTCTACCCGGCCGAGGGCAAGCGCTCCGGCGCCTACAGCGCCGGGTCGTGGTACGACGGCCACCCGTGGGTGCTGCTCAACTACAACGACTCCTTCGACTCGGTCTCGACGACCGCGCACGAGTTCGGCCACGCCATGCACTCGTGGCGCTCCAACCACGCGCAGCCCTACCCGAAGGCCGACTACACGATCATGACCGCCGAGGTCGCGTCGACCTTCAACGAGGCGCTGCTCAAGGAGCACATGCTCGCCAGCAATGACGACCCGACCTTCCGGATGGCGGTGCTCGGCGACTTTCTCGAGAGCTTCCGCCAGACCGTGCTCCGGCAGACCATGTTCGCCGAGTTCGAGCTCGAGGCCCACCGCCGGGTCGAGGCCGGCGAGGCCCTCACCGGCGCTTCGCTGTCCGAGCTCTACCTGCGGCTGCTGCGCGAGTACCACGGCCACGACCAGGGCGTGATGACGGTCGACGACCTCTATGGCATCGAGTGGGCGTTCATCCCCCACTTCTACCGCCGCTTCTACGTCTACCAGTACGCCACCGGCCTCGTCGCCTCGACCGCGCTCGCCGAGAAGGTGGTCGCCGGCGAGCCCGGCGCCGCCGAGCGCTACCTCGAGTTCCTCGCCTCGGGCGGCTCCGACTACCCGGTCGAGCAGCTCAAGCGCGCCGGCGTCGACCTCACCACGCCGGTGCCGTTCGCGACCGCGATCCAGGCCGTCAACCGGGCCATGGACGAGATCGAGAGGCTGCTCGCGGCGAAGGAGGCCGCGGCAGCAGGGGTTGGGGGTTAG
- the ychF gene encoding redox-regulated ATPase YchF, producing MLSVGIVGLPNVGKSTLFNALTTGHAEVSNYPFTTISSNVGIVAVPDPRLDTLARALSPDKVTPCAIRFIDIAGLVKGASKGEGLGNQFLGEIRQVDAIAHVVRCFASGEVAHVFADVDPVRDAEIVETELVLADLEVLERAIAKRDKDWRTHPHEHATERERLEAYRAVLERGTPLRAATLSGEERRQLDTAGMLTGKPMLYVANVSGDRDAAALQALCTGHARVECVEVDADLEAELQRMSPDERREFMTELGIAERGLDRLIRSAFHLLGLITFYTVVKSKLQAWEVPLGTTAPAAAGKVHTDMERGFIRAEVAHADELCEAGSLHELRARGHLRTAGRDYQIGDGDVVEFLFHV from the coding sequence GTGCTCTCCGTCGGCATCGTCGGGCTCCCGAACGTCGGGAAGTCGACCCTCTTCAACGCGCTGACCACCGGCCACGCCGAGGTCTCCAACTACCCGTTCACGACGATCTCGAGCAACGTCGGCATCGTCGCGGTGCCGGACCCGCGGCTCGACACGCTCGCCCGCGCCCTGTCGCCGGACAAGGTCACGCCGTGCGCAATCCGGTTCATCGACATCGCCGGCCTCGTCAAGGGGGCGAGCAAGGGCGAGGGGCTCGGCAACCAGTTCCTCGGCGAGATCCGCCAGGTCGACGCCATCGCCCACGTCGTTCGCTGCTTCGCAAGCGGCGAGGTCGCCCACGTCTTCGCCGACGTCGACCCGGTGCGCGACGCCGAGATCGTCGAGACCGAGCTGGTGCTGGCCGACCTCGAGGTGCTCGAGCGTGCGATCGCCAAGCGCGACAAGGACTGGCGGACCCACCCACACGAGCACGCGACGGAGCGCGAGCGGCTGGAGGCCTACCGTGCGGTGCTCGAGCGGGGGACGCCGCTGCGCGCTGCCACCCTGTCAGGCGAGGAGCGGCGCCAGCTCGACACCGCCGGCATGCTCACCGGCAAGCCGATGCTCTACGTCGCCAACGTCTCGGGGGACCGCGACGCCGCGGCGCTGCAGGCGCTCTGCACCGGTCACGCGAGGGTCGAGTGCGTCGAGGTCGACGCCGACCTCGAGGCCGAGCTGCAGCGCATGTCACCCGACGAGCGACGCGAGTTCATGACAGAGCTCGGCATCGCGGAGCGCGGCCTCGATCGGCTTATCCGATCCGCCTTCCACCTCCTGGGCCTGATCACCTTCTACACCGTGGTCAAGAGCAAGCTCCAGGCCTGGGAGGTGCCGCTCGGCACCACGGCGCCGGCCGCCGCCGGCAAGGTCCACACCGACATGGAGCGCGGGTTCATCCGCGCCGAGGTTGCCCACGCCGACGAGCTCTGCGAGGCCGGCTCGCTGCACGAGCTGCGCGCGCGCGGCCACCTCCGCACCGCGGGCAGGGACTACCAGATCGGCGACGGCGACGTCGTCGAGTTCCTGTTTCACGTCTGA